In Erigeron canadensis isolate Cc75 chromosome 1, C_canadensis_v1, whole genome shotgun sequence, a single window of DNA contains:
- the LOC122584939 gene encoding uncharacterized protein LOC122584939: MEKHIENFIKKISYLSLTLATLTLLLSIFFFQTPPQNCLNQITNHPKTSCDASHRRITTISKKNHRIWSTNTWRKSVRSYTTIFNGLNIISNNTRVLIVSAGGGQPVMALKELGIVDVMGVELVDSPPLVRRADPHNLPFFDRVFDLVFSGHLGQALFPGRYVGEMERSVRIGGMIVVCVEVFGDSEVKNVMTLFRKSEFLEVRNVTLMRSKMTMVVAKRIKNGS, translated from the coding sequence ATGGAAAAACACAttgaaaatttcataaaaaaaatctcatACTTATCACTAACCCTCGCCACACTAACTCTCCTCCTCTCAATCTTCTTTTTCCAAACACCCCCACAAAATTGCCTCAACCAAATCACAAACCATCCAAAAACATCATGCGACGCATCCCACAGACGCATTACAACAATCTCCAAAAAAAACCACCGTATTTGGTCCACAAACACATGGCGCAAATCCGTACGTTCCTACACAACAATCTTCAATGGCCTAAACATCATTTCAAACAACACCCGTGTGTTAATTGTGTCTGCAGGCGGCGGGCAGCCGGTAATGGCATTGAAAGAGCTGGGAATTGTGGATGTTATGGGTGTCGAGTTAGTCGATTCTCCGCCGTTGGTAAGGCGGGCTGATCCGCATAATTTGCCTTTTTTTGATCGGGTTTTTGATTTGGTGTTTAGTGGGCATTTGGGTCAGGCATTGTTTCCGGGCCGGTATGTTGGGGAAATGGAAAGGAGTGTTAGAATTGGTGGGATGATTGTTGTGTGTGTGGAAGTATTTGGGGATAGTGAAGTGAAGAATGTGATGACGTTGTTTAGAAAATCGGAGTTTTTGGAAGTTAGGAATGTAACGTTGATGAGATCGAAGATGACGATGGTTGTTGCTAAAAGGATTAAAAATGGTTCTTGA